One window from the genome of Prinia subflava isolate CZ2003 ecotype Zambia chromosome 2, Cam_Psub_1.2, whole genome shotgun sequence encodes:
- the WDCP gene encoding WD repeat and coiled-coil-containing protein, protein MDLGKAKLLRTGLNALYQAIHPVHGIAWTDGKQVILTTLYYQSGELKFGDSSIVGQFEHVHGLYWGPCCSTDTPALLAVQHKKHVSIWQLVYSSAEKKKPLISQTCEVGEPFPLLSQGCVWHPKKEVLAVLTKRDASVLHAVRTDNTRVKAEIKSSGLIHCACWTKDGNRLVVAIGSALHSYIWDNAQKTLNICSFCPVFDVGSYICAIEATLDFQIAVATELPLDNICGFNAGIAFDVPSGTEAGSLISQSALVLGDEEYSMDTRRKSIDSDRSGVDSIASSSSGPVDLTHILANHRRSDPSPLITLKRKDSATANGQDSSHLILVTFERKVTTTRKVTIPGILVPDIMAFDLRAQIVAVASNTSNIVLVYSVTSSCMPHIQQIQLEKNERPKGLCFLTDKLLLILIGKQRFPEPNLIPSSSSDRYVLRLMVKELMLEENSSALPEPKQNMFYNFESSVNIPGKRKFFENLATEDQPHSRELLIPRSTVIQSPSGRRRLIEEVKSPSYEQSSSSSVSDLDEKRLPGDSSVALETLDAEPMNRSVSLRGFGSPSRISSRPTSPKVQFSVIQEASNSPKNNNLPSERGMSHISRNLERLCGSFNELQLSLSEITDFARNGRRISLAYPCSQEPPVVHVTYQKSFSNGSVTEETKDVLLCDGKIHLSLVQQLFDLPVIEMKHGSSWIVLTADKDGFVPLIFKATQEIIIRDGTDSAEVCGGHSHKKSIPMRPPSRVT, encoded by the exons ATGGATCTGGGAAAGGCAAAGCTTCTGAGAACCGGCCTCAATGCTTTATATCAAGCTATCCATCCCGTGCATGGAATTGCTTGGACAGACGGGAAGCAAGTGATACTGACTACTTTATACTATCAAAGTGGAGAGCTGAAGTTTGGAGACTCAAGCATTGTTGGTCAATTTGAACATGTACATGGGCTGTACTGGGGCCCATGTTGCTCTACAGACACCCCAGCTCTGCTCGCTGTTCAGCACAAAAAGCATGTAAGCATTTGGCAGCTGGTCTACAGCagtgcagagaagaaaaagcccTTGATTTCTCAGACTTGCGAAGTTGGTGAGCCATTTCCACTGCTttctcagggctgtgtgtggcATCCAAAGAAGGAGGTCTTGGCTGTGCTTACAAAACGAGATGCTTCAGTCTTGCATGCCGTTCGTACTGACAATACGCGGGTCAAGGCGGAGATCAAAAGCAGTGGACTCATCCACTGTGCTTGCTGGACTAAGGATGGTAATCGTTTAGTAGTTGCTATAGGCAGTGCCCTGCACTCCTACATATGGGATAATGCTCAGAAAACTCTAAATATCTGCTCCTTTTGCCCAGTTTTTGATGTGGGAAGTTATATCTGCGCTATAGAAGCCACTCTGGATTTCCAAATTGCTGTAGCTACTGAGCTTCCTTTAGATAATATTTGTGGTTTCAATGCAGGCATTGCATTTGATGTGCCCTCTGGTACAGAAGCTGGTTCTTTAATCTCACAGTCTGCTTTGGTGCTTGGTGATGAGGAATACTCCATGGACACACGAAGAAAGTCCATAGATTCAGATAGATCAGGTGTGGATTCAATTGCTTCTTCTTCGTCGGGTCCTGTGGATTTGACCCATATCCTTGCAAACCACCGTCGGTCTGATCCCAGTCCTCTCATTACTCTGAAACGCAAAGACTCTGCCACAGCAAATGGCCAAGACTCTTCTCACTTGATCTTGGTGACTTTTGAGAGGAAGGTAACAACCACCAGAAAAGTCACCATCCCAGGTATTCTGGTTCCTGATATAATGGCTTTTGACCTTAGAGCTCAGATTGTGGCAGTAGCCTCTAATACCTCTAATATTGTTCTGGTATATTCAGTAACCTCTTCCTGCATGCCTCACATTCAACAaatccagctggaaaaaaatgaaagaccAAAGGGCCTATGCTTTTTAACAGATAAACTCTTACTGATTCTGATTGGCAAGCAGAGGTTCCCTGAGCCTAATCTCATTCCATCTTCAAGTTCAGACAGGTATGTATTGCGTCTTATGGTCAAAGAATTGATGCTGGAAGAAAATTCTTCAGCATTGCCTGAGCCTAAGCAGAATATGTTTTATAACTTTGAATCCTCTGTTAATAtacctggaaaaagaaaattctttgaGAATCTTGCCACAGAAGACCAGCCTCATAGCAGGGAGTTGTTAATACCAAGAAGCACAGTTATTCAGTCTCCGAGTGGCAGGAGAAGACTCATTGAAGAAGTAAAGAGCCCTAGTTATGAGCAGAGCTCTTCATCAAGTGTGAGTGACCTGGATGAAAAAAGGCTCCCAGGTGACTCTTCGGTGGCCTTGGAAACATTGGATGCTGAACCTATGAATCGCTCAGTGTCTCTTCGTGGTTTTGGATCACCTAGCAGGATTTCCAGCAGACCAACATCCCCTAAAGTACAGTTCAGTGTGATCCAAGAGGCATCGAATTCTCCTAAAAACAACAATTTGCCAAGTGAAAGGGGAATGAGTCACATATCTAGAAATCTAGAGAGACTTTGTGGCAGTTTCAATGAGTTACAGCTGAGTCTTTCTGAAATAACAGACTTTGCTCGGAACGGGAGGAGGATATCTTTAGCTTACCCATGCTCCCAGGAACCGCCTGTCGTGCACGTCACTTACCAG AAAAGTTTTTCAAATGGATCAGTTACTGAAGAAACAAAGGATGTTCTCCTCTGTGATGGCAAGATCCATTTGAGTTTAGTCCAGCAGCTGTTTGATCTGCCTGTTATTGAAATGAAACACG GTTCTTCTTGGATTGTGCTCACTGCAGACAAGGACGGCTTTGTGCCATTAATATTCAAAGCCACACAAGAGATAATCATAAGGGATGGAACTGACAGTGCAGAAGTCTGTGGAGGTCACTCCCACAAAAAAAGCATCCCAATGCGACCACCAAGCAGAGTGACATAA